A single genomic interval of Mycobacterium sp. DL592 harbors:
- a CDS encoding phosphoadenylyl-sulfate reductase, translating into MTIGVHEMTETDLRTLAERGAAELDGASAAELLAWTDEHFAGSYVVASNMQDAVLVDLAAKVRPGVDVLFLDTGYHFAETIGTRDAVEAVYDITVVNVTAEHSVAEQDRLLGKDLFARDPNECCRLRKVTPLRKALQGYSAWVTGIRRVESPTRANAPLISFDEAFGLVKVNPLAAWTDEDMQAYIDANGVLVNPLVDEGYPSIGCAPCTAKPVDGADPRSGRWLGSAKTECGLHVS; encoded by the coding sequence ATGACCATTGGGGTGCATGAGATGACCGAGACTGACCTGCGGACACTGGCGGAGCGCGGGGCCGCCGAGTTGGACGGAGCCAGCGCCGCCGAACTCCTGGCCTGGACTGACGAGCATTTCGCCGGTAGCTACGTGGTGGCCTCCAATATGCAGGACGCCGTGCTGGTCGACCTTGCCGCCAAAGTCCGCCCCGGGGTAGACGTGCTCTTTCTCGATACCGGCTACCACTTCGCCGAGACCATCGGCACCCGCGACGCCGTCGAAGCCGTCTACGACATCACCGTGGTCAACGTCACCGCCGAGCACAGTGTCGCCGAGCAGGATCGGCTGCTGGGCAAGGACCTCTTCGCCCGCGATCCCAACGAGTGCTGCCGCCTGCGCAAGGTGACGCCGCTGCGTAAAGCGCTGCAAGGCTATTCGGCCTGGGTGACCGGGATTCGCCGGGTGGAGTCACCCACCCGCGCCAACGCACCCCTGATCTCCTTCGACGAAGCGTTCGGCCTGGTGAAGGTCAATCCGCTCGCGGCGTGGACCGACGAGGACATGCAGGCCTACATCGACGCCAACGGTGTGCTGGTCAACCCGCTCGTCGACGAGGGCTACCCCTCGATCGGCTGCGCGCCGTGCACGGCCAAGCCGGTCGACGGCGCCGACCCGCGCAGCGGCCGTTGGCTCGGTTCGGCCAAAACCGAATGCGGACTTCACGTTTCGTGA
- a CDS encoding nitrite/sulfite reductase: MSQPTKATQKRPKGEGQWALGYREPLNANEQSKKDDNPLNVRERIENIYAKNGFDSIDKGDLRGRFRWWGLYTQRKPGYDGTWTGDENTDMLEDEYFMLRVRSDGGALTTAALRTLGGISTEFARDTADISDRENVQYHWIRVEDMPEIWRRLDEVGLQTTEACGDCPRVVLGSPLAGESVDEVLDGTPAIDEIVRRYVGKKEYSNLPRKFKTAISGLQDVVHEVNDVAFIGVNHPDHGPGFDLWVGGGLSTNPMLGQRVGAWVPLDEVPDVWEAVVSVFRDYGYRRLRAKARLKFLIKDWGIEKFREVLEQEYLKRPLIDGPAPEPVVRPIDHVGVQRLKNGLNAVGVAPIAGRVSGTILTAVADLAEAAGSNRVRFTPYQKLVILDVPDDKLDELRAGLDALGLPSRPSHWRRNLMACTGIEFCKLSFAETRVRAQSLVPDLEKRLEDINAGLDVPVTININGCPNSCARIQIADIGFKGQMVDEGNGPEEGFQVHLGGSLGLDSAFGRKLRQHKVLSSELGDYIERVVRNFVKQRHDGERFAQWALRADEADLR; encoded by the coding sequence ATGAGTCAGCCGACCAAGGCCACACAGAAGCGGCCCAAGGGCGAAGGCCAGTGGGCTCTGGGCTATCGCGAGCCGCTCAACGCGAACGAGCAGAGCAAGAAGGACGACAACCCGCTCAATGTGCGGGAGCGCATCGAGAACATCTACGCCAAGAACGGCTTCGACAGCATCGATAAGGGCGACCTGCGCGGCCGCTTCCGCTGGTGGGGCCTCTACACCCAGCGCAAGCCCGGCTATGACGGCACCTGGACCGGTGACGAGAACACCGACATGCTCGAGGACGAATACTTCATGCTGCGGGTCCGCAGCGACGGCGGCGCGCTGACCACCGCCGCGCTACGCACCCTCGGCGGCATTTCTACCGAGTTCGCCCGCGATACCGCCGACATCAGCGACCGCGAGAACGTGCAGTACCACTGGATTCGCGTCGAGGACATGCCAGAGATCTGGCGCCGGCTCGACGAGGTCGGCCTGCAGACCACCGAGGCGTGCGGGGACTGCCCCCGGGTGGTGCTCGGCTCGCCGCTGGCCGGCGAATCCGTCGACGAGGTTCTCGACGGCACCCCCGCGATCGACGAGATCGTCCGCCGCTACGTCGGCAAGAAGGAGTACTCGAACCTGCCGCGCAAGTTCAAGACCGCCATAAGCGGTCTGCAGGACGTAGTGCACGAGGTCAACGACGTGGCGTTCATCGGGGTCAACCATCCCGACCACGGCCCCGGTTTCGACCTGTGGGTCGGCGGCGGCCTGTCGACCAACCCGATGCTGGGCCAGCGGGTGGGCGCCTGGGTTCCCCTCGACGAGGTGCCCGATGTCTGGGAAGCGGTGGTCAGCGTGTTCCGCGACTACGGCTACCGGCGGTTGCGCGCAAAGGCCCGGCTGAAGTTCCTGATCAAGGACTGGGGTATCGAAAAATTCAGGGAAGTTCTCGAACAGGAATACCTCAAGCGTCCGCTGATCGACGGCCCGGCACCCGAGCCCGTCGTCCGCCCCATCGACCACGTCGGTGTACAACGGCTGAAGAACGGTCTCAACGCCGTCGGAGTCGCGCCCATCGCGGGCCGCGTCTCGGGCACGATCCTGACCGCAGTCGCCGACCTGGCCGAGGCCGCGGGCTCCAACCGGGTCCGGTTCACCCCGTACCAGAAGCTGGTCATCCTCGATGTCCCCGACGACAAGTTGGACGAGCTGCGGGCCGGTCTCGACGCGCTCGGTCTGCCGTCGAGGCCGTCGCACTGGCGGCGCAACCTGATGGCCTGCACCGGAATCGAGTTCTGCAAGCTCAGCTTCGCCGAGACGCGGGTGCGCGCCCAGAGCCTGGTGCCCGATTTGGAGAAGCGCCTCGAGGACATCAACGCGGGGCTGGACGTGCCGGTGACCATCAACATCAACGGCTGCCCCAACTCGTGCGCCCGCATCCAGATCGCCGACATCGGGTTCAAGGGACAGATGGTCGACGAGGGTAACGGACCGGAGGAAGGGTTCCAGGTTCACCTGGGCGGCAGCCTCGGCCTGGACAGCGCTTTCGGCCGCAAGCTGCGTCAGCACAAGGTGCTCTCCAGCGAGCTGGGCGACTACATCGAGCGGGTCGTGCGCAACTTCGTGAAACAAAGACACGACGGTGAGCGTTTCGCCCAGTGGGCGCTGCGCGCTGACGAGGCTGATTTGCGATGA
- a CDS encoding sirohydrochlorin chelatase: MKLLLTAHGSADPRSAATTHAVAEQIRLLRPALDVSVAFCEKNSPNLRDALRATNGPAVVTPLLLASAYHARVDIPEMIADAGADVLQADTLGEDPRLVEVMRERLAQAGIPGDAENVGVLVVAVGSSHAQANARTATLGDALADGSRWAGVQVAYATGPQPSVLDGVELLRGRGASRVVLAPWFIAPGRITDRVAEIAGAAGIVMAAPLGAHPLVAQTVLDRFDLAVAQRAAA, from the coding sequence GTGAAGCTGCTCCTGACCGCGCACGGCAGCGCTGATCCGCGTTCCGCGGCGACCACGCACGCCGTCGCCGAGCAGATCCGGCTGCTGCGTCCCGCGCTGGACGTATCAGTGGCGTTCTGCGAGAAGAACTCTCCGAATCTTCGCGACGCATTGCGCGCGACCAATGGGCCTGCCGTCGTCACTCCCCTGCTGCTGGCCAGCGCGTACCACGCCCGGGTCGACATACCGGAGATGATCGCCGACGCGGGCGCCGACGTGCTGCAAGCGGACACGCTGGGTGAGGACCCCCGCCTCGTAGAGGTCATGCGTGAACGCCTGGCGCAGGCCGGAATCCCCGGTGACGCCGAGAACGTGGGGGTGCTGGTCGTGGCGGTCGGTTCGTCGCACGCACAGGCCAACGCCCGAACGGCGACACTGGGCGATGCCCTGGCCGACGGATCCCGGTGGGCGGGCGTGCAGGTTGCCTATGCCACCGGCCCGCAGCCCTCGGTGCTCGACGGCGTCGAACTTCTACGGGGGCGTGGCGCGAGCCGGGTGGTCCTGGCGCCGTGGTTCATCGCGCCCGGCCGTATCACCGACCGGGTAGCCGAGATTGCCGGTGCCGCAGGCATTGTGATGGCAGCGCCACTGGGCGCACATCCGTTGGTCGCCCAGACGGTGCTGGACCGGTTCGACCTGGCGGTGGCGCAGCGGGCCGCGGCCTAA
- a CDS encoding type II toxin-antitoxin system VapB family antitoxin has product MIFKGVREGKPYPEHGLTYRDWSQIPPRQIRLDELVTTTTVLALDRLLSEDSTFYGDLFPHAVKWHGVVYLEDGLHRAVRAALRNRTVLHARVYDMDAGTGAQY; this is encoded by the coding sequence ATGATCTTCAAGGGCGTCCGGGAAGGTAAGCCGTATCCGGAGCACGGGCTGACCTACCGTGACTGGTCACAGATCCCGCCGCGACAGATCCGCCTGGACGAGCTCGTCACGACCACCACCGTGCTGGCGCTGGATCGGTTGCTGTCGGAAGACTCGACGTTCTACGGCGACCTGTTCCCCCATGCGGTCAAGTGGCACGGCGTGGTCTACCTCGAAGACGGCCTGCACCGGGCGGTGCGCGCGGCCCTGCGGAACCGCACCGTGTTGCACGCGCGGGTCTACGACATGGACGCCGGGACCGGCGCCCAGTACTAG
- the hrcA gene encoding heat-inducible transcriptional repressor HrcA: MGSADDRRFEVLRAIVADFVATQEPIGSKALVERHNLGVSSATVRNDMAVLEAEGYIAQPHTSSGRVPTEKGYREFVNRLDQVKPLSSSERRAILQFLESGVDLDDVLRRAVKLLAQLTRQVAIVQYPTLSSSTVRHLEIVSLTPARLLMVVITDSGRVDQRIVELGDAIDEHQLAQLRELLGQALDGKRLAAASVAVADLAARLDGSGGLGDAVGRSATVLLESLVEHNEERLLMGGTANLTRNTADFGGSLRTVLEALEEQVVVLRLLAAQQEAGKVTVRIGHETEAEQMVGTSVVTTTYGSSNTVYGGMGVLGPTRMDYPGTIANVAAVATYIGEVLGGR; the protein is encoded by the coding sequence ATGGGAAGTGCTGACGACCGTCGCTTTGAGGTGCTCCGTGCCATCGTCGCCGACTTCGTCGCGACCCAGGAGCCGATCGGTTCCAAGGCCCTGGTCGAGCGACACAACCTCGGCGTATCCAGTGCCACGGTGCGCAACGACATGGCCGTGTTGGAGGCCGAGGGATACATCGCCCAGCCACACACCAGCTCCGGCCGGGTGCCCACGGAGAAGGGCTACCGCGAGTTCGTCAACCGGCTTGACCAGGTCAAGCCGTTGTCGTCCTCGGAGCGGCGCGCGATTCTGCAGTTCCTGGAGTCCGGGGTCGACCTCGACGACGTGCTGCGCCGCGCGGTGAAGCTGCTGGCCCAGCTCACCCGGCAGGTCGCGATCGTGCAGTACCCGACGCTGTCCAGCTCGACCGTGCGCCACCTCGAAATCGTCTCGCTGACCCCGGCGCGGCTGCTGATGGTCGTCATCACCGACTCGGGCCGGGTCGACCAGCGCATCGTCGAACTCGGAGACGCCATCGACGAGCACCAGCTGGCGCAGCTGCGGGAACTGCTGGGCCAGGCGCTGGACGGCAAGCGCCTGGCGGCGGCCTCGGTGGCCGTGGCCGACCTGGCGGCCCGGCTCGACGGGTCCGGCGGTCTGGGTGACGCGGTGGGCCGGTCGGCGACGGTGCTGCTGGAGTCGTTGGTCGAACACAACGAAGAGCGGCTGCTGATGGGTGGCACCGCGAACCTGACCCGCAATACCGCTGATTTCGGCGGATCGCTGCGCACGGTGCTCGAAGCGCTCGAGGAGCAGGTGGTGGTTCTTCGGCTGCTCGCCGCCCAGCAGGAGGCGGGTAAAGTCACGGTGCGTATCGGTCACGAAACCGAGGCCGAGCAGATGGTCGGTACCTCGGTGGTGACCACGACCTACGGCAGCTCGAACACGGTGTACGGCGGCATGGGTGTGCTGGGGCCAACGCGGATGGACTATCCGGGAACTATTGCCAACGTCGCGGCGGTTGCGACGTATATCGGCGAGGTTCTCGGCGGCCGATAA